Proteins encoded within one genomic window of Gadus chalcogrammus isolate NIFS_2021 chromosome 6, NIFS_Gcha_1.0, whole genome shotgun sequence:
- the ptgesl gene encoding prostaglandin E synthase 2, with protein sequence MAASCRALCNVRSYFNPLGLVRSQYGALGPIGVRLLDSETHRPGRGAPPGKTSSQGGDRRSYGTGSGGSGSSGPGVFGRGAGVRVSVRVMGCAVLLGAGLGTYQTVKNSVQTHLAAEDTKGLKLTLYQYKTCPFCSKVRAFLDFQGLPYEVVEVNPVMRKEIKWSTYRKVPILMVDGDVQLNDSSVIISSLKTYSVTKKKSLAEVLGYYPEMRSKNDSGKEVTEYSNKYWLMLSQEETQDLYPQKEAQKEEMKWRQWADDWLVHLISPNVYRTPSEALASFDYIVREGKFGSFEGFFAKYVGATAMFLIAKRLKNKYHLQDDVRQDLYTAVNDWVAAIGKKKNFMGGEQPNLADLAVFGILRVMEGLQAFEDMMENTKVKRWYQRMETARLNPQDLQL encoded by the exons ATGGCAGCCTCCTGTAGAGCCCTATGTAACGTCCGATCTTACTTTAACCCACTGGGTCTTGTCCGGTCTCAGTATGGAGCCCTGGGTCCGATAGGAGTACGACTATTGGACTCCGAGACCCACCGACCCGGGAGAGGGGCTCCCCCGGGGAAGACGAGCTCCCAAGGCGGGGACAGGAGGTCGTACGGGACCGGCAGTGGCGGCTCTGGGTCCTCCGGACCCGGTGTGTTTGGGAGAGGGGCCGGGGTCCGGGTCAGTGTCCGTGTCATGGGCTGTGCCGTCCTGCTGGGAGCCGGACTCGGGACGTACCAGACCGTAAAGAACTCTGTTCAGACCCACCTCGCTGCGGAGGACACCAAG GGTTTGAAGCTGACCTTGTACCAGTACAAGACATGTCCATTCTGCAGCAAAGTGCGAGCCTTCCTGGACTTCCAGGGGCTGCCCTACGAGGTAGTGGAGGTCAACCCCGTCATGAGGAAGGAGATCAAGTGGTCCACCTACCGGAAGGTCCCCATCCTCATGGTGGATGGAGATGTG CAACTGAATGACTCATCCGTTATCATCAGCTCCCTGAAGACCTACTCAGTGaccaa GAAGAAGTCGCTCGCTGAGGTGTTGGGGTACTACCCGGAGATGCGATCGAAGAATGACAGCGGGAAGGAGGTGACGGAGTACAGCAACAAGTACTGGCTGATGCTGAGTCAGGAGGAGACCCAGGACCTCTACCCCCAGAAGGAGGCGCAAAA GGAGGAGATGAAGTGGCGCCAGTGGGCGGACGATTGGCTCGTTCACCTCATCTCACCCAACGTGTACCGGACCCCCAGTGAGGCCCTGGCCTCCTTTGACTACATCGTGCGAGAGGGGAAATTTGGGAGCTTCGAGGGATTCTTCGCCAAGTATGTTGGTGCCACCGCCATGTTCCTGATCGCCAAGAGACTGAAGAACAA GTACCACCTCCAGGACGACGTGAGGCAGGACCTCTATACGGCCGTCAACGACTGGGTGGCCGCCATCGGCAAGAAGAAGAACTTCATGGGCGGGGAGCAGCCCAACCTGGCAGACCTG GCAGTCTTTGGGATCCTGAGGGTAATGGAGGGGCTGCAGGCCTTTGAGGACATGATGGAGAACACCAAGGTGAAGCGCTGGTACCAGCGCATGGAGACGGCCAGGCTCAACCCCCAGGACCTCCAGCTCTGA